AGGTTTAAGGGTGATAATAAGCCTATTGTTATAGTTGGAGGTGCGGCTCCCACAGCTAATCCACTACCCCTAGCAGATATTGTTGATGCTGTCTTTATAGGTGAGGTTGAGGATGTGTTTATGGAGCTTGTATATGCAGTTGGCGATGAAAATCCTATAAAATCTTTAGAGTCCATAAAATGTGTATCTCTATCACCATTTAATGAAAGGGTTAGGAGATGTATAGTATCAGATCTTGATAGAGCTTTCCATCCCATTTATCAAGTATATCCTATTGATGAAGAACCTATATATGGCCATGGAATGCGTATAGAGCTGTCAAGAGGATGTCCATATCTATGTCCATTCTGTTTAGAGGGACATATTTTCTATCCATTTAGATATAGATCTATGGAAAAAGTCTTAAGTATTATTAATAGAGGCTTAGATACATATAAATTGAGAAGAATTGTGCTATACTCTCTATCTCTATTCAGTATTCCCTATATAGATAGATTCTTTGAGAAGATGTTAGAAAGAGGTATAGAGGTTAGTGTTCCATCTATAAGAATTGAACATTTAAATGAATCTAGAATAGAAATGCTAAGAAAACTAGGGCAAAAGACACTTACAATAGCACCAGAAATTCTTATAGATAAATACTCTTGTTATATAGGTAAATGTTTTGGTGAAGAAAGACTTCATGAAATAGTGGTTAATGCATATAGAAATGGATTTGAACATCTTAAGCTATATCTAATCACAGGATTTCCATTTACAGATATAGATATGGAGATTAAAGAGCTAGAGAAATTCCTTGAGAATATAAGGGGTATTGTAAAGAAGGAGAAATTCATTAGAATATCACTAAATCCATTAATACCAAAGCCTTGGACACCCTATCAGTATATTCCACCAGCGAGAGTTCTTAGTCTTGAAGAGAATATGAAGAGATATAGAGAAGTTGTAAAAAGGTATTCACGAATTGTAGAATTAGAGATATTTGATGTTGAATGGGCTTTTATACAAGCTATAATAGCATTGGGACATAGAGGGGTATCTAAGCTTATAGAGAAATGGGCTCAGAGTAGAATAGATATCGGATTGTTAATGAGGACTATCAACGAGGTTGATATGGATAAGAACTATATATTTCAGGGTTGGGAGGAACCTCCATGGCATAGTGTAGTAGATATAGGTATACCAACAAACTATCTAGAGAATAGATATAGATTTTTATCGTTACTTAAATCTTAATATAATTGGTACACCCATAGATTTTATAGAGAATTTCTCTATATCTATAACATTAATCTTTAAATCATTCTTAATGCTGTTATATACCTCTTCACCTATTCTAAGATCACCAAATCTCATAGGAACTATAGTAATGTTTTTCATAAGTCCTCTAAGGGAGCTTCCTATGGTATTTACTATTGATGGATATAATATTATGATAGAACTGTTTATTCCAAAGTTATTTAATACAAGATCTATTACATATTGGTCATGTAGTGCTAATACAACTACATCGAATGTCTTATCTCTACTAAATAGAGATTCGTGAGAGAGTTTCACATTATTTATAGCATATGTATACTTAGGAATTATTGAAATACTAGAGGAGTAGAGAGATGCATAGTATATAAATGATAATATGGAGGGGTCTCTTCCAACAATAAGAGTTCTAGCACCTCTAACAAGATCTAGAATATTTCTATCTATAGATAGAGAACCTATTAAAAGCGCCTCAACATCTGTATATATCTTCATATTAGCTAACTTAACTATATCATAATCAGCTGTATACATCTCCTGTGCAGCACCATCTATATCTATAGGAGCTCCACGGTTTATAGGGAACAGTAGTGCTCTCGATCCAATCTCTAGATCATTTATATCAAAGCTCTTCTCAACTATTTTTCCAATGCCTATAGATCCTAGAACCCTCTTAAAACCTGTTGAAACTATCCAACATCTACTCAATGCATCATCAGCTATTGAGTATAGTGTATGAGTTATATTTATAAGAATCTGTGATTTTCTAATTATAACAGCTCTATACTCCTCAATCCTAGGGATACCACAGTAGCTTGTAACTAGACGTCTATACATAGAATTATCCCAATCACTCTCATAAACTGGTATACTTGCTTAGCTCTATAATCTATTCCTTAGGTAGACTACCAACAATTCTTATCAACCCTAGTGCCTCTGCAATCTCTATAACCCATCCAGCCATATCCATAGCAATTCTATCTATTGCTATAGATTCATCAACCTCTATACCATAGACATCTCTAAAAGCTTCTTTAGCTATATCACCATAGATTTTAAGTTTTAGCCTATTTGCTAACATATTTATCATCTGTAAGAGATTTATAGAGCCCTCCATAGCCATACTAACCACGGTCTCTATATCGCTTGATGTTGGCATTAGATTTGATTTATCTATGTTCCTCTTGTCTAACAACTCGAAATATCTATTTAGGAGTCTATAGTCTTTAACTATTTTTCCACTACCAAATAACATAAAAATCCACATAAAATAGATTTATATAGAGCTAATATAGTTTTGGTGTAAATTATGGATGTAGTTACAGAGAGGATAAGGATTAGACCAGCTTCAATGGATGATTTAGATAGTGTTATAGCTATAAATATAGAGTGTCTACCTGAACACTATCTAAAGTCCTTTTGGATTGAACATATTGAAAAATGGAATGATCTTTTCTATGTAGCTGAAGTTAATAATGAGATTGTTGGATATGCTCTTGCAAGAGTTGAAAATGGCTCGCCAATTACGAAAAACATGTTTTCAAAAGTTGGACATGTAGTAAGTATAGCTGTTAGAGAGAAGTATAGGAGGAAGGGAATAGCTACAATGCTTATGAGTGCTCTTATCTATACTCTAAAGACAATATATGGTGCAGAAGAGGTCTATCTAGAGGTTAGGGTATCAAATGAACCAGCAATTAGGTTGTATCAAAAACTAGGTTTTGTTATAGCTAAGAGGATAGAACAATATTATCTAGATGGTGAGGATGCATATCTGATGATTAAAAAGCTTTAGTAAATATCCACAATT
Above is a genomic segment from Ignisphaera aggregans DSM 17230 containing:
- a CDS encoding Radical SAM domain protein (COGs: COG1032 Fe-S oxidoreductase~InterPro IPR007197:IPR006638~KEGG: hbu:Hbut_0743 Fe-S oxidoreductase~PFAM: Radical SAM domain protein~SMART: Elongator protein 3/MiaB/NifB~SPTR: A2BKT6 Fe-S oxidoreductase~PFAM: Radical SAM superfamily), producing the protein MDIVFRPRREANRFIKRGRPSDIKIGILMLLPYNAAISSLFLQISYEYLNSIDGVLAYRYVYNTYEDVVEALDSNIPLSKLDALLISLPYEIDYIYAARVLLGLKLSKRFKGDNKPIVIVGGAAPTANPLPLADIVDAVFIGEVEDVFMELVYAVGDENPIKSLESIKCVSLSPFNERVRRCIVSDLDRAFHPIYQVYPIDEEPIYGHGMRIELSRGCPYLCPFCLEGHIFYPFRYRSMEKVLSIINRGLDTYKLRRIVLYSLSLFSIPYIDRFFEKMLERGIEVSVPSIRIEHLNESRIEMLRKLGQKTLTIAPEILIDKYSCYIGKCFGEERLHEIVVNAYRNGFEHLKLYLITGFPFTDIDMEIKELEKFLENIRGIVKKEKFIRISLNPLIPKPWTPYQYIPPARVLSLEENMKRYREVVKRYSRIVELEIFDVEWAFIQAIIALGHRGVSKLIEKWAQSRIDIGLLMRTINEVDMDKNYIFQGWEEPPWHSVVDIGIPTNYLENRYRFLSLLKS
- a CDS encoding hypothetical protein (KEGG: siy:YG5714_2145 alcohol dehydrogenase GroES domain protein), with the protein product MYRRLVTSYCGIPRIEEYRAVIIRKSQILINITHTLYSIADDALSRCWIVSTGFKRVLGSIGIGKIVEKSFDINDLEIGSRALLFPINRGAPIDIDGAAQEMYTADYDIVKLANMKIYTDVEALLIGSLSIDRNILDLVRGARTLIVGRDPSILSFIYYASLYSSSISIIPKYTYAINNVKLSHESLFSRDKTFDVVVLALHDQYVIDLVLNNFGINSSIIILYPSIVNTIGSSLRGLMKNITIVPMRFGDLRIGEEVYNSIKNDLKINVIDIEKFSIKSMGVPIILRFK
- a CDS encoding conserved hypothetical protein (KEGG: smr:Smar_1342 hypothetical protein~SPTR: A3DP73 Putative uncharacterized protein) translates to MLFGSGKIVKDYRLLNRYFELLDKRNIDKSNLMPTSSDIETVVSMAMEGSINLLQMINMLANRLKLKIYGDIAKEAFRDVYGIEVDESIAIDRIAMDMAGWVIEIAEALGLIRIVGSLPKE
- a CDS encoding (SSU ribosomal protein S18P)-alanine acetyltransferase (COGs: COG0456 Acetyltransferase~InterPro IPR000182:IPR006464~KEGG: hbu:Hbut_0984 acetyltransferase~PFAM: GCN5-related N-acetyltransferase~SPTR: A2BLH0 Predicted Acetyltransferase~TIGRFAM: ribosomal-protein-alanine acetyltransferase~PFAM: Acetyltransferase (GNAT) family~TIGRFAM: ribosomal-protein-alanine acetyltransferase) produces the protein MDVVTERIRIRPASMDDLDSVIAINIECLPEHYLKSFWIEHIEKWNDLFYVAEVNNEIVGYALARVENGSPITKNMFSKVGHVVSIAVREKYRRKGIATMLMSALIYTLKTIYGAEEVYLEVRVSNEPAIRLYQKLGFVIAKRIEQYYLDGEDAYLMIKKL